The following proteins are encoded in a genomic region of Drosophila bipectinata strain 14024-0381.07 chromosome XL, DbipHiC1v2, whole genome shotgun sequence:
- the LOC138926130 gene encoding involucrin-like → MSHFLPLNESGGGAPPPIEGQSPPGKVSRENEETQQIFEPTLSEDSGVDPENSTSSSRHSSGYLCRVNVSWRHSQGRSFKSYIKSQRVGRSSPDSTLLGWPVLAAPPEQCNWAPVAFKQSSPMPSESQIPAPEPPPTLWRPTADPPSPCSQYVVPTKCGFMVGQRGEQQHLRRYNARKAMGGRATGRRAPRPDRESARRSVPKKDEDKAKPKKTMVSVSTNTEENPAQAQHWQLYQSMVPKDPKPQISSSDALKLTWSSYLSPRRQTLNSAAVIAKQGTTTSPRKPRKHYPIKWCAYPEDQVPILQKPEIDLKPKMKTEEEIYRHLDTLGKAMIDYIDLGLYHEHHKREASAAKKKRQKKPVPQAPRQQLPSPKVELDPVEEYVQQLRLLQEQMQQMPLLKNPNQMPMNLGLPDQQPVQEQMQFPQLPQMEVPQAQQPGVQQEIQSQIHSQDHLFQWQPHHQVPFQKQAIQPPLIQEYPGYMHQKLLQELEELRIHEEILEQQKKEMERIQAYEQELARQRKATYQQHQQLQDELLQQLKIHEEWLKQRPFQQPSMEQFSMEQASMEQASMPQPFMPQLPMEQPSIPQPYLPEPFMPEPYMPQPYMPQPYMPQPSMQEEPLLPMDMQSLIDPSLFAPMNNVLQSSLAALYGPNEPAVFTPTHFPDWNQLFPMLSNEDVQCDPSSILPKQDIYNHGDGADQGSTPAKPADMSRGEPVQKDVAMPFEMTPMVAKSPFRNTSNAGDGNDDTGNYFVRAVGDPYYRSPGAPRASPTKQSFPYLKALKQPEEPQTQSPPKSWRAQAPPPPAAGNVAKVPFRATKKQDAPKPRFNQYAGNKAGQTYNNNYNYNAANRNANNYQKKVQAGNTPRTYNKTPFNQRKGQKEPVVAPSVPVVPKQGNRPKTKAQKSSRRVDAQGFVKVGGGGGGGEVKKVMPHLKPAGCVVDRRNPFNLLDDTNC, encoded by the exons ATGTCACACTTCCTCCCCCTGAACGAGTCGGGCGGAGGAGCTCCGCCCCCGATTGAGGGGCAGAGCCCGCCCGGCAAGGTAAGTCGGGAGAACGAAGAAACCCAACAGATTTTCGAGCCGACGCTCAGCGAGGATTCAGGTGTGGATCCTGAAAACTCGACGTCGTCCTCGCGTCATTCCAGTGGCTACTTATGCCGCGTCAACGTTTCGTGGCGCCACTCCCAGGGGCGAAGCTTCAAGAGCTACATAAAGTCCCAGAGGGTAGGACGTTCCTCGCCAGATTCAACTTTGCTTGGATGGCCAGTTCTAGCCGCGCCGCCGGAACAGTGCAACTGGGCCCCTGTCGCCTTCAAGCAATCCTCGCCCATGCCCAGCGAGAGCCAGATCCCAGCTCCAGAGCCCCCACCGACTTTGTGGCGCCCCACTGCCGATCCGCCAAGCCCGTGCAGTCAGTACGTGGTGCCAACCAAGTGCGGGTTCATGGTGGGGCAGCGCGGAGAGCAGCAGCACTTGAGGAGGTACAATGCAAGGAAGGCAATGGGTGGGAGGGCCACTGGCAGGCGTGCGCCGAGGCCTGATCGCGAATCCGCCCGCAGGAGCGTGCCGAAGAAGGACGAAGACAAGGCAAAGCCCAAGAAGACCATGGTCTCCGTGTCCACGAACACCGAGGAGAACCCGGCCCAGGCCCAGCACTGGCAGCTCTACCAATCGATGGTCCCCAAAGATCCCAAGCCGCAGATCAGCAGCAGCGACGCCCTTAAGCTGACCTGGTCCTCCTACCTTTCGCCTCGTCGCCAGACCCTTAACTCAGCGGCTGTGATCGCCAAGCAGGGCACCACCACATCGCCGAGGAAGCCCCGGAAGCACTATCCGATCAAATGGTGCGCCTATCCAGAGGACCAGGTGCCCATCTTGCAGAAGCCAGAGATCGATCTGAAGCCCAAAATGAAAACCGAGGAGGAGATCTACCGCCACCTAGACACCCTGGGCAAGGCGATGATCGACTACATCGATCTAGGGCTCTACCATGAGCACCATAAGCGCGAGGCTTCCGCTGCCAAAAAGAAGCGGCAGAAGAAGCCTGTTCCACAGGCTCCTCGCCAACAGTTACCCAGTCCAAAAGTAGAACTGGATCCGGTGGAGGAGTATGTACAGCAGCTTCGGTTGCTGCAGGAACAGATGCAACAGATGCCACTCCTCAAG AATCCCAACCAGATGCCGATGAATCTTGGGCTGCCGGACCAGCAGCCAGTGCAGGAACAGATGCAGTTTCCCCAGCTCCCACAGATGGAAGTCCCACAAGCCCAGCAGCCGGGTGTTCAGCAGGAGATCCAATCGCAGATCCACAGCCAGGACCATCTTTTCCAGTGGCAACCGCACCATCAGGTCCCATTCCAGAAGCAAGCTATCCAGCCCCCTCTAATCCAGGAGTATCCAGGATACATGCACCAGAAACTGTTGCAGGAATTGGAGGAGCTGCGCATTCATGAAGAGATTCTGGAGCAACAAAAGAAGGAGATGGAGCGAATCCAAGCGTATGAGCAGGAGCTGGCCCGCCAGCGAAAGGCTACCTaccagcaacatcaacagttGCAGGACGAGCTGCTCCAGCAGCTCAAGATCCACGAGGAATGGCTTAAGCAGCGACCCTTCCAGCAGCCATCAATGGAACAGTTTTCCATGGAACAGGCATCTATGGAACAGGCATCTATGCCACAGCCATTTATGCCACAGCTACCTATGGAACAGCCATCTATTCCACAGCCCTATCTGCCAGAGCCATTTATGCCAGAGCCATATATGCCACAGCCGTATATGCCACAGCCGTATATGCCACAGCCATCCATGCAAGAGGAGCCTCTTTTGCCGATGGATATGCAGAGTCTGATCGACCCCAGTCTCTTCGCGCCTATGAACAACGTGCTCCAATCTTCCCTGGCGGCGCTCTACGGCCCCAACGAACCGGCAGTGTTCACCCCGACCCACTTTCCCGATTGGAACCAGCTCTTCCCTATGCTGTCGAACGAGGACGTCCAGTGTGACCCGAGCAGCATCTTACCCAAACAGGACATCTATAATCATGGCGATGGAGCCGACCAGGGCAGCACCCCGGCAAAGCCAGCCGATATGAGCCGCGGTGAGCCGGTCCAGAAGGACGTGGCCATGCCCTTTGAGATGACACCAATGGTGGCCAAGTCGCCCTTCCGCAACACCAGCAATGCCGGTGATGGCAATGATGACACCGGCAACTACTTCGTCCGGGCCGTGGGCGATCCCTACTACAGGAGCCCCGGCGCCCCCAGAGCGTCTCCCACCAAACAGTCGTTTCCCTATCTGAAGGCCCTGAAGCAGCCGGAGGAGCCCCAGACCCAGTCGCCGCCCAAATCGTGGCGTGCCCAGGCCCCGCCCCCACCGGCTGCGGGCAACGTGGCGAAGGTGCCCTTTAGGGCCACCAAAAAGCAGGATGCTCCCAAGCCGCGCTTCAATCAGTACGCCGGGAACAAGGCCGGACAGActtacaacaacaactacaactacaaTGCCGCCAACAGGAATGCCAACAATTACCAGAAGAAGGTGCAGGCGGGCAACACTCCAAGGACCTACAACAAGACGCCCTTCAACCAACGGAAGGGTCAGAAGGAGCCAGTGGTGGCTCCATCAGTGCCAGTGGTGCCGAAGCAAGGCAACCGGCCCAAGACCAAGGCCCAAAAGAGCAGTCGTCGGGTGGACGCGCAAGGATTCGTTAAGGtcggcggtggcggtggcggcggtgaAGTCAAGAAGGTAATGCCCCACCTGAAGCCGGCTGGATGCGTGGTCGACAGGCGCAATCCATTCAATCTTTTGGACGATACCAACTGCTAA
- the LOC138926637 gene encoding ras guanine nucleotide exchange factor B-like produces MADFLKDPEDQVNIQAIVEKLVKQNSKRASSTEGHYELPAAANNCSTADIYASCPEMARITIVPETPNTTTTNTTTTQDAASGSGKMHYVYPSGKLLAIGHRVANQMLDPSGQQERQRSRIHLDERLRSVGIYHNRLMRHRPDMQMQSVQMQHMQHMHHMQHMQMQQMQMQQMQQMQQMQMQQMQQLQGQEQGGRGDTDPGKRPPM; encoded by the coding sequence ATGGCCGATTTTTTGAAGGATCCTGAGGATCAGGTGAACATACAAGCGATCGTCGAAAAATTGGTCAAGCAAAATTCCAAACGGGCCTCCAGCACTGAGGGCCACTACGAGTTACCAGCTGCTGCCAACAACTGCTCCACCGCTGACATCTACGCCAGCTGCCCGGAAATGGCACGCATCACCATCGTCCCGGAGACCcccaacaccaccaccaccaacaccaccaccacccaagATGCAGCCAGCGGCTCGGGTAAGATGCACTACGTCTATCCATCTGGCAAGCTGTTGGCCATCGGACATCGTGTGGCCAATCAGATGCTTGATCCATCCGGCCAGCAGGAGAGACAACGCTCGCGCATCCATCTGGACGAACGTCTCCGGTCCGTTGGCATCTACCATAATCGCTTGATGCGCCATCGTCCGGACATGCAGATGCAGTCCGTCCAGATGCAGCACATGCAGCACATGCATCACATGCAGCACATGCAGATGCAGCAGATGCAAATGCAGCAGATGCAACAGATGCAGCAGATGCAGATGCAACAAATGCAGCAGCTTCAGGGCCAGGAGCAAGGTGGCCGTGGCGACACCGATCCCGGCAAGCGCCCACCCATGTAA
- the Or92a gene encoding putative odorant receptor 92a, with translation MLFRRRKEKREVRTFEDLTRFPMAFYKTIGEDLYSDRDPNLIRRYLLRLYLVLGFLNFNAYVVGEIAYFIVHITSTTTLLEATAVAPCIGFSFMADFKQFGLTVNRKRLVRLLDDLKAIFPTEPEQQRAYNVSYYQKHMNSVMTLFTILCMTYTSSFSFYPAIKSTIKYYFMGSEIFERNYGFHIQFPYDAETDLTVYWFSYWGLAHCAYVAGVSYVCVDLLLITTITQLTMHFSYMADCLEAYDGGEHSDEENIKYLHDLVVYHARALDLSEEVNSIFSFLILWNFIAASLVICFAGFQITASNVEDIVLYFIFFSASLVQVFVVCYYGDEMISSSSRIGHAAFNQNWLPCSSKYKRILQYIIMRSQKPASIRPPTFPPISFNTFMKVISMSYQFFALLRTTYYG, from the exons ATGCTGTTCCGTCGTCGGAAGGAGAAGCGCGAGGTGAGGACCTTCGAGGACCTCACCCGCTTCCCAATGGCCTTCTACAAGACCATCGGCGAGGACCTTTACTCGGACCGGGACCCGAACCTGATTCGGCGCTATCTGCTGCGGCTGTACTTGGTGCTGGGGTTCCTCAACTTTAACGCGTACGTGGTGGGGGAGATCGCCTACTTCATCGTGCATATTACCTCGACGACGACCCTGCTGGAGGCCACCGCCGTGGCGCCCTGCATCGGCTTCAGCTTCATGGCCGACTTCAAGCAGTTCGGGCTGACGGTGAACCGAAAGCGGCTGGTCCGGCTACTGGACGACCTCAAGGCGATCTTCCCCACGGAGCCGGAACAGCAGCGCGCCTACAACGTCTCCTACTACCAGAAGCACATGAACAGCGTGATGACCCTCTTCACGATCCTCTGCATGACGTACACCTCCTCGTTCAGCTTCTACCCGGCCATCAAGTCGACCATCAAGTACTACTTCATGGGCTCCGAGATCTTTGAGCGCAACTACGGCTTTCACATCCAGTTCCCGTACGACGCCGAGACGGATCTGACCGTCTACTGGTTCTCCTACTGGGGCCTCGCCCACTGCGCCTACGTGGCCGGGGTGTCGTACGTGTGCGTGGACCTCCTCCTGATCACCACCATCACCCAGCTGACGATGCACTTCAGCTACATGGCCGACTGCCTGGAGGCCTACGACGGGGGGGAGCACTCCGATGAGGAGAACATCAAGTACCTGCACGACCTGGTCGTCTACCACGCCCGGGCCCTAGA TCTCAGCGAGGAGGTGAACAGCATCTTTAGCTTCCTCATTCTGTGGAACTTTATCGCCGCCTCCCTGGTGATCTGCTTTGCGGGTTTCCAGATCACGGCCTCCAACGTGGAGGACATTGTGCTGTACTTCATCTTCTTCTCGGCCTCGCTGGTGCAGGTCTTCGTGGTGTGCTACTACGGTGACGAAATGATCTCCTCG AGCTCCCGCATCGGGCATGCCGCCTTCAACCAGAACTGGCTGCCCTGCAGCAGCAAGTACAAGCGCATCCTGCAGTACATCATAATGCGAAGCCAGAAGCCTGCCTCCATCCGGCCGCCCACCTTCCCGCCCATCTCCTTCAACACCTTCATGAAGGTCATCAGCATGTCCTACCAGTTCTTCGCCCTGCTCCGCACCACCTACTACGGCTAG